Genomic segment of Mucilaginibacter sabulilitoris:
GGTGTAACAGAAGATGAGTGTATGCCTGTATTGGAAAAAGCTTCCGGCCTACGTTTCAATGTTGATTTTTTTGCAGGCTACTCGCCAGAGCGTATCAACCCGGGCGATAAAGTACATACTGTAGCCAACATCCGCAAAATAACATCAGGCTCCAACGCTAAAACTGCCGAGATTGTAGATAATCTTTACAACTCGGTAATTAAAGCCGGAACATTTAAGGCTGATTCTATAAAGGTAGCTGAAGCTGCCAAAGTTATTGAAAACGCCCAGCGCGATATAAACATTGCTTTTGTAAATGAGCTGGCCATGATTTTCAATAAATTGGGAATTGATACCCATAAGGTTTTAGAAGCAGCCGGAACCAAATGGAACTTTTTAAACTTCCGTCCCGGGCTGGTTGGGGGGCATTGCATTGGCGTTGACCCGTATTACCTGGCGCAAAAAGCACAGGAGGCAGGTTATCACCCCGAAATTATATTGGCAGGGCGCAGGATAAATGATTCTATGGGAGCTTATGTGGCAGATCAGTTCATTAAAAAAATGATCTGTAAAGGAACATCTCTTATAGAGGCCGAAGTACTGGTACTTGGATTTACTTTTAAAGAAAATTGCCCCGATGTACGTAACACACGTGTAATTGACATTGTACGCCGCTTGCAGGAGTATAAAGTGAAAGTGCATATACATGATCCATGGGCTAATGCTGATCAGGCAAAAAATGCATATGGTGTTATTT
This window contains:
- a CDS encoding nucleotide sugar dehydrogenase; this translates as MLQNNKIGIIGLGYVGLPLAVEFAKQYKVFGFDINQKRIDQLKSGFDHTKEVSEEELNAVITPVCTTPKGLYFTNEAEALRACSIYIVTVPTPVDKNNRPDLSPLINASLLIGKVLKKDDIVIYESTVYPGVTEDECMPVLEKASGLRFNVDFFAGYSPERINPGDKVHTVANIRKITSGSNAKTAEIVDNLYNSVIKAGTFKADSIKVAEAAKVIENAQRDINIAFVNELAMIFNKLGIDTHKVLEAAGTKWNFLNFRPGLVGGHCIGVDPYYLAQKAQEAGYHPEIILAGRRINDSMGAYVADQFIKKMICKGTSLIEAEVLVLGFTFKENCPDVRNTRVIDIVRRLQEYKVKVHIHDPWANADQAKNAYGVICENGESKERTYDGILLAVAHEEFKEMDLKVLSKPNAVLYDLKAFLPDDVVNARL